One genomic segment of Prochlorococcus marinus str. MIT 0919 includes these proteins:
- a CDS encoding DegT/DnrJ/EryC1/StrS family aminotransferase: MQVPPFSLDKQLSQIGSDLDEAVSKVLHSGKYIGGDDVERFQKSFAEVLKVPFVVGCNSGTDALVLALRALDVGPGDEVITASFSFFATAEAISNVGAVPVFVDVSSRDFLVNTSLLEEAITPATKVILPVHLFGCPVNMDIVLSIANKYGLRVIEDCAQAAGTFWKGLPVGGFGDVGCFSFFPTKNLGAAGDAGAISTHDALIAQTIKELAVHGMPERYLHTELGYNSRLDALQAAILNIKLPHLSNWINKRSEIAKRYQENLKDLPGLEIPSEPSEEGTIHSWNQFVVQVKELDIQKKILNLKNPIIAKKTSYDLDGIIPRDWLKESLFMKGINTIIYYPIPIHLQPVYKKIGCKKSNLSVTERLSSEVLSLPIFPELTIEQQEYVINTIRAILLD, translated from the coding sequence ATGCAAGTGCCACCCTTTAGTCTTGATAAACAGCTTTCTCAAATTGGCTCTGATTTGGATGAAGCTGTTTCTAAGGTCCTCCATAGTGGGAAGTACATAGGAGGGGATGATGTTGAGAGGTTTCAAAAATCTTTTGCTGAAGTCCTCAAAGTCCCTTTTGTTGTCGGTTGCAATAGCGGTACAGATGCCTTGGTTCTTGCCTTAAGAGCCTTAGATGTAGGACCAGGAGATGAAGTTATTACCGCTTCTTTTAGTTTTTTTGCTACAGCTGAGGCAATTAGTAATGTCGGGGCTGTTCCTGTTTTTGTGGATGTAAGTTCAAGAGACTTCCTTGTTAATACAAGTCTTCTGGAGGAAGCAATTACTCCTGCAACCAAGGTGATTTTGCCAGTACATCTTTTTGGATGCCCTGTAAATATGGATATCGTTCTGTCTATAGCTAATAAGTATGGTTTAAGAGTTATCGAAGATTGTGCTCAGGCAGCGGGAACCTTCTGGAAAGGTCTTCCTGTAGGAGGTTTTGGTGATGTCGGTTGCTTTAGTTTTTTCCCTACTAAAAATCTTGGAGCTGCTGGTGATGCCGGAGCAATTAGCACTCATGACGCTTTAATTGCTCAAACAATTAAGGAATTGGCTGTGCATGGCATGCCTGAAAGATATTTACATACTGAGCTCGGTTATAACAGTCGATTAGACGCTTTGCAGGCGGCAATATTAAACATTAAACTTCCACATTTATCTAATTGGATAAATAAGCGATCCGAAATTGCTAAAAGATATCAAGAGAATCTAAAAGATCTACCAGGATTAGAAATACCGTCCGAACCAAGTGAGGAAGGTACAATCCATTCATGGAATCAATTTGTAGTTCAAGTGAAGGAATTAGACATCCAAAAAAAGATCTTAAATTTAAAGAACCCCATTATTGCAAAAAAAACTTCTTATGATTTGGATGGCATCATTCCTCGAGATTGGTTGAAAGAGAGTTTATTTATGAAGGGTATAAATACAATTATTTATTACCCTATACCGATTCATTTGCAGCCAGTTTATAAGAAAATAGGATGTAAAAAGTCTAACTTGTCTGTTACTGAGCGATTGTCTTCAGAAGTTTTAAGTCTGCCTATTTTCCCGGAACTTACAATTGAACAGCAAGAATATGTTATTAATACAATTCGAGCTATATTATTAGATTGA
- the folK gene encoding 2-amino-4-hydroxy-6-hydroxymethyldihydropteridine diphosphokinase: MSSLNSSRTNTLVLALGANISSPAGPPIATLISTKPLLEKVICEWMQVVQETDQDISSIYSSLNWTWSPLYKTKPIGGPSNQPDYVNAVVIIKGGFLNKKNPSENAALELLKRLLKLETEFGRNRASSKIRWGPRSLDIDIISWGELHLNTSNLKLPHPRLTERAFVVIPLAKAMQKYSNDITQITGQKGWPE; this comes from the coding sequence ATGTCCTCTTTGAACTCGTCCAGAACAAACACTCTTGTGCTTGCCTTAGGTGCAAACATATCCAGCCCTGCAGGGCCTCCTATAGCGACACTCATATCTACGAAACCTCTACTAGAAAAAGTGATTTGTGAATGGATGCAAGTAGTTCAAGAGACAGATCAGGATATTTCATCAATATATTCCAGCCTTAATTGGACATGGTCTCCTTTATATAAAACTAAGCCAATAGGGGGTCCTAGCAACCAACCTGATTATGTAAATGCAGTTGTTATTATTAAAGGGGGATTTTTAAACAAAAAAAATCCTTCAGAGAATGCTGCTTTAGAACTTTTAAAAAGGTTACTGAAATTAGAAACTGAATTTGGAAGGAATAGAGCATCATCCAAAATCAGATGGGGTCCTAGGTCATTAGATATAGACATTATTTCGTGGGGGGAACTACATTTAAACACTTCAAATCTGAAACTACCGCACCCTCGACTAACTGAAAGAGCTTTTGTAGTTATACCTTTGGCTAAAGCAATGCAAAAATATTCAAATGATATAACTCAAATCACTGGTCAAAAAGGTTGGCCAGAATAA
- a CDS encoding TM0106 family RecB-like putative nuclease, which produces MRITKPNNQILTDRLLSSWIRCKRKAWLDLYENKERKIWVAHRSLELDHQYRSLMAFAEQKLSHGIESCHKGHENVIGIRLKMNNAFETQLEGHPTLIHKREGKSYFGNFKYQPVIAKQGRRLTRKHRLLLTLWAFLLESFQKASVEEGLAISITNKGLNVLKVPITKTYKKQLIDSLKKLLEGLSQETAPNLTSDRKKCLLCPWKEVCDAKAKQEGNLSEINGIGAKRKEMLETIGINNLEELASADSKDVSEKLKVYGESHGIIPAQIINQAEVQRDLIPKQINSGSILAQIKNAPGVIIYDIESDPDINHDFLHGLTFIKRDKSNKWDAKKIEYKGIISLPENNLKSSWEELNKEFQCLNEWPILHYGETEYITICKLAKHLNISENESSLLKKRFFDIHKIIRIHWMLPVNSYGLKSVAKWLGFSWSQRNANGAQALLWWRQWRSHKEDSKAKQNALKNILQYNRDDCLATWEITKWLLKNKT; this is translated from the coding sequence ATGCGAATCACTAAACCCAACAACCAAATACTGACAGATCGTTTACTAAGCAGCTGGATTCGATGTAAGCGTAAAGCCTGGCTAGACCTTTATGAGAATAAAGAAAGAAAAATTTGGGTAGCCCATAGAAGTCTTGAGTTAGATCACCAGTACAGAAGCCTTATGGCATTTGCAGAGCAAAAACTCTCTCATGGGATTGAGTCCTGCCATAAGGGCCATGAAAATGTAATTGGCATACGCCTCAAAATGAATAATGCTTTTGAGACACAACTTGAAGGACATCCAACATTAATTCATAAAAGAGAGGGGAAAAGTTATTTTGGGAACTTTAAATATCAACCAGTCATTGCAAAGCAGGGCAGAAGGTTAACAAGAAAACATCGTCTTCTTCTAACTCTATGGGCATTTTTGCTAGAAAGTTTCCAAAAAGCATCTGTTGAGGAAGGTCTCGCTATCTCAATAACGAATAAAGGTCTTAACGTCCTAAAGGTTCCAATTACTAAAACATATAAAAAACAATTAATTGATTCTTTAAAGAAACTTTTAGAAGGCTTGTCTCAAGAGACCGCACCCAATTTAACCTCTGACAGAAAGAAATGTTTACTCTGTCCATGGAAAGAGGTATGTGATGCAAAAGCTAAGCAAGAGGGTAATTTAAGCGAAATAAATGGAATTGGGGCAAAGCGAAAGGAAATGCTTGAAACAATTGGCATCAACAATCTTGAAGAGCTCGCCAGTGCAGACTCAAAAGATGTAAGTGAGAAGCTGAAAGTATATGGAGAAAGCCATGGTATTATTCCAGCTCAGATTATCAATCAAGCCGAAGTACAAAGAGATCTTATCCCCAAACAAATCAATTCAGGAAGTATACTTGCACAAATTAAAAATGCTCCTGGTGTTATAATATATGATATAGAATCTGATCCAGATATAAATCATGATTTTTTGCATGGTTTAACTTTTATTAAAAGAGATAAGAGCAATAAATGGGATGCAAAAAAAATTGAGTACAAAGGAATAATAAGTCTTCCCGAAAACAATTTAAAATCTTCTTGGGAAGAATTAAATAAAGAGTTTCAATGTCTAAATGAATGGCCTATTCTCCATTATGGGGAGACTGAATACATAACAATTTGCAAGTTAGCTAAACATCTAAATATTAGTGAGAATGAGTCAAGCCTATTAAAGAAAAGGTTTTTCGACATTCATAAAATAATAAGGATTCACTGGATGTTACCAGTTAATAGTTATGGCTTGAAAAGTGTCGCTAAATGGCTTGGTTTCTCATGGAGTCAACGCAATGCAAATGGAGCACAGGCATTGCTTTGGTGGAGACAGTGGAGAAGCCATAAAGAAGATAGCAAAGCCAAACAAAATGCTTTGAAAAACATATTGCAATATAACCGAGATGATTGCTTAGCAACTTGGGAAATAACAAAGTGGCTTCTAAAAAATAAAACTTAG
- the rdgB gene encoding RdgB/HAM1 family non-canonical purine NTP pyrophosphatase — translation MNLKSNTSIPKLVIASGNLGKVKEFRELLSSLPIQVISQPEGFDVDEIGQSFAENARLKAITASRFTGELSLADDSGLSVDALGGVPGIHSARYGKTDSDRINRLLNELAPCKNRDAYFHCALCFASPAEGVLFEVEGRCEGKIVNAPRGEGGFGYDPIFEVKGIGLTFAEMGVARKKSISHRGLAFQQLIPKLRNFFEVSTDNRSSTS, via the coding sequence ATGAATTTAAAATCCAACACCAGCATTCCGAAATTGGTGATTGCCAGTGGAAACTTAGGGAAAGTAAAAGAATTTCGAGAACTTTTATCCAGTTTGCCTATACAAGTGATTAGTCAGCCAGAGGGTTTTGATGTTGATGAAATAGGACAATCGTTTGCTGAGAATGCCCGATTAAAAGCTATCACTGCATCTCGATTCACAGGGGAACTTTCTCTTGCAGATGACTCTGGATTAAGTGTTGATGCTTTAGGAGGTGTCCCGGGGATTCATTCTGCACGATATGGCAAAACAGATTCAGATCGAATTAATAGATTGCTTAATGAGTTAGCACCTTGCAAGAATAGAGATGCGTATTTTCACTGTGCACTTTGTTTTGCTTCGCCTGCAGAGGGTGTTTTATTTGAAGTAGAAGGAAGGTGTGAAGGGAAAATTGTTAATGCACCTCGTGGTGAAGGGGGATTTGGTTATGATCCAATTTTTGAAGTTAAAGGAATAGGCTTAACTTTTGCAGAAATGGGAGTTGCAAGAAAAAAATCTATAAGTCATCGAGGATTGGCGTTTCAACAACTAATTCCAAAGTTAAGAAACTTTTTTGAAGTTTCGACTGATAACAGAAGTAGCACTAGTTAG
- a CDS encoding thioredoxin family protein produces the protein MVKALSTMLPLGTELPFFELPVISGTGLRDEVHHGKIALLKTSTFHEKPLLIMILCAHCPFVKHVETQLTKLDQDYLDKVDFLAVASNSLITHPQDSPDNLRSQSLQAGWRFPYVLDSDQSFAKAIRAACTPDFFLFSPNVNGVQELRYRGQLDDSRPGNKVPLDGRDLRLALNSVLKNEKVFSEQKPSIGCNIKWDPNNEPSWFGSIDG, from the coding sequence ATGGTTAAAGCTTTATCAACAATGTTGCCCCTAGGGACAGAATTACCATTCTTTGAATTGCCTGTTATATCAGGTACAGGCTTAAGAGATGAAGTTCATCATGGCAAAATTGCCTTACTAAAAACCAGTACTTTCCATGAAAAACCTTTACTGATAATGATTCTTTGTGCTCATTGTCCTTTTGTAAAACATGTAGAAACTCAATTAACGAAATTAGACCAGGATTATTTAGATAAAGTTGATTTCTTGGCGGTTGCGAGTAATAGCCTTATAACTCACCCGCAAGACAGTCCAGATAATTTGCGATCTCAATCATTGCAAGCCGGTTGGAGGTTCCCTTATGTGTTGGATTCTGATCAAAGCTTTGCTAAGGCTATTAGGGCAGCCTGTACTCCGGATTTCTTCCTTTTTTCACCAAATGTTAATGGTGTTCAAGAATTGAGATATAGAGGACAATTGGACGATAGTCGTCCTGGTAATAAAGTTCCATTAGATGGACGCGATTTACGTTTAGCTCTCAATTCTGTTTTGAAAAATGAAAAAGTATTTTCGGAACAAAAACCCTCTATTGGCTGCAATATCAAATGGGACCCGAATAATGAACCGTCTTGGTTTGGTTCAATTGATGGTTAA
- a CDS encoding phosphoglucosamine mutase codes for MLKNFLKLQPEPIRFGTDGWRGVLGVDITLERLIRVAIAASQELAYRAPSGLSKKIIIGYDRRFLACEFAEAITSAVRACNLQPIISSTAVTTPACSWAVVKHQALGALVITASHNPPEWLGLKIKGHLGASVDSDFTKSVESRLSAGGITIPIKGITEKFDCRREHLDGLSQVFDCQVLIERLREMGMQVIVDSMHGSAAGCIQELFSEYSNDCFQEIRSNRDTLFGGNSPEPLARNLEQLILKVKASTSCGKPAIGLVFDGDGDRIAAIDERGRFCSNQLLLPLLIEHMSTVRQSPGRVVKTVSGSDLMTLVAEHFGREVIELPVGFKYIAAEMLNNKVLIGGEESGGIGVGDHIPERDALYVALLLLETIAYKGIPLGSRLDELQQRFGKSFYDRIDMRLEDDDSRNKLEELLEKTPPKFVLNDVVQKVISLDGFKLILGERHWLMFRFSGTEPLLRIYCEAPTRKGVDLTLNWAREFVEKA; via the coding sequence ATGCTTAAGAATTTTTTGAAGTTGCAGCCTGAGCCCATTCGATTTGGTACGGATGGTTGGCGTGGAGTTCTAGGAGTAGATATTACTCTTGAAAGACTCATTCGTGTAGCTATAGCTGCTAGTCAGGAACTTGCCTATAGAGCACCAAGTGGCTTAAGTAAGAAAATTATTATTGGATATGATAGGAGATTCTTGGCTTGTGAATTTGCTGAGGCTATCACTAGTGCTGTAAGAGCTTGTAATCTTCAACCAATAATTTCCTCAACGGCTGTCACTACACCTGCTTGTAGCTGGGCAGTTGTTAAGCATCAAGCCTTAGGCGCCTTAGTAATAACAGCTAGTCATAATCCTCCAGAATGGCTAGGACTGAAAATTAAAGGTCACCTAGGGGCTTCAGTTGATAGCGATTTCACAAAGTCTGTGGAATCAAGACTTTCGGCAGGAGGTATAACAATCCCAATCAAAGGGATTACAGAAAAATTTGATTGTAGAAGAGAGCACTTGGATGGTCTGAGTCAAGTATTCGACTGTCAAGTTTTGATTGAACGCTTGCGCGAAATGGGCATGCAAGTAATCGTTGACTCTATGCATGGATCTGCTGCTGGCTGTATACAAGAACTTTTTTCTGAATATTCCAATGACTGTTTTCAAGAGATACGCTCGAATAGAGACACATTGTTTGGAGGAAATTCACCTGAACCTTTGGCTAGAAATTTGGAACAACTGATTTTGAAGGTGAAGGCCTCAACTTCTTGTGGGAAGCCGGCGATTGGATTGGTTTTTGATGGCGACGGTGATCGAATAGCTGCAATTGATGAGAGAGGAAGATTTTGTAGTAATCAATTGTTGTTGCCACTTTTAATAGAGCATATGTCTACTGTTAGACAGTCTCCTGGGAGAGTAGTTAAAACGGTTAGTGGGTCAGACTTGATGACCTTAGTTGCAGAACATTTTGGACGAGAAGTAATTGAACTCCCTGTTGGGTTTAAATATATTGCGGCTGAAATGTTGAATAATAAAGTTCTTATTGGAGGAGAGGAGTCTGGTGGAATAGGAGTGGGAGATCATATCCCTGAACGTGATGCTTTGTATGTCGCTTTACTTCTATTGGAAACTATTGCTTATAAAGGAATTCCATTAGGTAGTCGTCTTGATGAACTCCAGCAACGATTTGGCAAGAGTTTTTACGATCGAATTGATATGAGACTAGAAGATGATGATTCAAGGAACAAGTTAGAAGAGTTGCTTGAGAAGACTCCCCCTAAATTTGTTTTAAATGACGTTGTACAAAAAGTCATTAGCTTGGATGGCTTCAAATTAATACTTGGAGAAAGGCATTGGCTTATGTTCAGATTCTCTGGTACAGAACCACTTCTGAGGATATATTGTGAAGCTCCAACTAGAAAGGGAGTTGACCTTACTCTTAATTGGGCCAGAGAGTTTGTTGAAAAGGCATGA
- the hisB gene encoding imidazoleglycerol-phosphate dehydratase HisB — MNSHREAEVHRITNETNVKVRLKLNGHGIANISTGIGFLDHMLHQLTSHGLFDLEVVANGDTHIDDHHTNEDVGIAIGQALSKSLGNKKGIHRFGHFIAPLDEALVQVALDCSGRPHLNYGLKIPAQRIGSYDTELVKEFFIAVVNNSGLTLHLRQLDGTNSHHIVEACFKAFARALRMATEPDPRRGETIPSSKGILEQAGGDNL, encoded by the coding sequence ATGAACTCACACAGAGAAGCAGAAGTTCACCGCATCACTAATGAAACGAATGTCAAAGTTCGTTTGAAATTGAATGGGCACGGAATAGCCAACATTTCCACGGGCATTGGATTCCTTGATCACATGCTTCATCAACTGACAAGTCATGGATTATTTGATTTAGAAGTAGTTGCCAATGGAGATACGCATATTGACGACCATCACACCAATGAAGATGTTGGGATTGCCATAGGCCAGGCACTTTCGAAATCACTTGGTAACAAAAAAGGTATCCATAGATTTGGTCACTTTATAGCTCCTTTAGATGAAGCACTTGTTCAAGTTGCTCTTGATTGCTCTGGAAGACCTCATTTGAATTATGGGTTAAAGATTCCTGCTCAGCGAATTGGGAGTTACGATACAGAACTTGTGAAAGAGTTTTTCATAGCAGTTGTTAATAATAGTGGCCTCACTCTCCATCTACGGCAGCTAGATGGAACCAACTCTCACCACATAGTTGAAGCATGCTTTAAAGCATTTGCCAGAGCGCTAAGAATGGCTACAGAACCGGACCCTCGTCGAGGCGAGACAATCCCTAGTAGCAAAGGTATTCTGGAGCAAGCTGGCGGGGATAATCTGTAA
- the fabI gene encoding enoyl-ACP reductase FabI — translation MLLDLSGKKILVTGIANNRSIAWGIAQQLHAAGAELGITYLPDEKGRFETKVRELTAPLKPSLFLPLNVQNNSQIEEVFTSIKNEWGQLDGLVHCLAFAGKDELIGDYSATSSEGFSRALDISAYSLAPLCKYAKPLFSEKAGVVTLTYLGADRAIPNYNVMGVAKAALEASVRYLSAELGPEKEVRVNAISAGPIRTLASSAIGGILDMIHNVEEKAPLRRTVTQTEVGSTAAFLLSDLSSGISGQTIYVDAGYCINGM, via the coding sequence ATGCTTCTCGATCTAAGTGGTAAAAAAATCCTTGTCACAGGAATAGCTAACAACCGTTCAATTGCTTGGGGCATTGCCCAACAATTACATGCTGCTGGTGCTGAACTTGGCATAACTTATCTCCCTGATGAAAAAGGACGTTTTGAAACAAAGGTTCGAGAACTTACTGCGCCTCTTAAACCCAGTTTATTTCTGCCCTTAAACGTTCAAAACAATTCTCAAATTGAAGAGGTTTTTACATCTATAAAAAATGAATGGGGACAACTAGATGGTCTTGTTCATTGTCTTGCCTTTGCTGGGAAAGATGAGTTGATAGGAGATTATAGTGCGACAAGCTCTGAAGGATTTTCTCGAGCATTAGATATTAGTGCGTATTCACTAGCTCCACTATGTAAATATGCAAAACCACTTTTCAGCGAAAAAGCTGGGGTAGTTACCCTTACTTACCTTGGGGCTGATAGAGCAATACCTAATTACAACGTTATGGGAGTGGCCAAAGCCGCGCTAGAAGCTTCAGTTAGATATCTTTCCGCAGAGCTTGGTCCAGAGAAGGAAGTAAGGGTTAATGCCATCAGCGCAGGACCTATCCGCACATTGGCAAGTTCTGCAATTGGTGGGATTTTAGACATGATTCATAATGTTGAAGAGAAAGCTCCTCTACGACGAACAGTCACTCAAACCGAAGTTGGCAGCACAGCAGCATTCTTGTTAAGCGACCTCTCTAGCGGTATATCTGGTCAAACTATTTATGTTGATGCAGGTTATTGCATTAACGGAATGTGA
- a CDS encoding NUDIX hydrolase: protein MSPLPPQEPSLILENKRSIDVKKIRFEVNRIELPIGFQGTFGVIKHPGAALAVPIKENGNVIILRQYRFAVSRRILEFPAGTLENNEDPLSSIQRELGEESGYEASNWDELGVMLPCPGYSDESIHMFLARDLSPLQSKPLGDEDEDIEILELTKNELDKIISNGNEALDGKTITAWHRACQFLDL, encoded by the coding sequence ATGTCACCATTACCTCCTCAAGAACCATCTCTTATTCTTGAAAATAAAAGATCTATTGATGTAAAGAAAATTCGTTTTGAAGTAAATCGAATTGAACTACCTATAGGTTTCCAAGGGACTTTTGGAGTGATCAAACACCCTGGGGCTGCTTTAGCAGTGCCAATAAAAGAGAATGGAAATGTAATCATCCTCCGTCAATATCGATTTGCAGTCTCAAGAAGAATTCTTGAATTCCCAGCAGGCACCCTTGAAAACAATGAAGATCCTCTTTCTTCAATTCAAAGAGAATTAGGAGAAGAATCAGGTTATGAAGCTTCTAATTGGGATGAACTTGGTGTCATGCTTCCTTGCCCAGGGTATTCTGATGAATCTATTCACATGTTCTTAGCAAGAGACCTAAGCCCTCTTCAAAGTAAACCCCTTGGCGATGAAGATGAGGATATTGAAATTCTTGAGTTAACCAAAAATGAACTAGATAAAATTATTTCAAACGGGAACGAAGCTCTTGATGGTAAAACAATTACAGCTTGGCATAGAGCTTGTCAATTTTTAGATCTTTAA
- a CDS encoding carotenoid oxygenase family protein — MSKSTSSATPLEASEHFDKKDWSSAYSNVKEELTNVEIKATRGEIPKSLIGSLYRNGPGQLERNGQWVHHPFDGDGMITLIKFDNGSVYLTNRFVQTEAWIKEEKAKKFLYRGVFGTQKPGGFFANAFDLRLKNIANTNVIKLGNELLALWEAASPYSLDPSTLKTNGVSMLNGVLKPNEAFSAHPRFDPGHYGEPRMVNFGVDAGPKSTIRLMEFYTTGDHAGELISDRKDSFNGFAFLHDFAITPNWTIFLQNAIAFNPLPFILGKKGAAQCISSTQSSKGNFLLIPRDSGSFGKEPPRIFEAPDGFVFHHLNAWESDSEIVIESIFYDDFPSIEPNENFKEIDFKKIPEGILKRCHLDLKSQSLTTEVLSKQCCEFAMVNPQFVGLAPTYSWMATAQQETGNAPLQAIKKLNLKTSAKNVWNAGRRNFVSEPIMIPDDSSTEDDGWVLVLTWNGTRQANDLIILKANDLSEQATIELPIAIPHGLHGSWVSEITN, encoded by the coding sequence GTGTCTAAATCAACCTCTTCTGCAACTCCATTAGAGGCTTCTGAACATTTTGACAAGAAAGATTGGTCAAGTGCATATTCCAATGTCAAAGAAGAACTAACCAATGTTGAAATAAAAGCAACAAGAGGAGAGATACCTAAAAGTCTAATAGGGAGCTTATACAGGAATGGACCAGGTCAATTAGAAAGAAATGGGCAATGGGTTCACCATCCATTTGATGGTGATGGAATGATTACTTTGATCAAATTTGATAATGGAAGCGTCTATTTAACTAATCGGTTTGTACAAACAGAAGCATGGATAAAAGAAGAGAAAGCAAAAAAATTTTTATATAGGGGTGTTTTTGGAACTCAAAAACCAGGAGGTTTTTTTGCAAACGCATTCGATCTCCGACTAAAAAACATTGCCAACACAAATGTGATCAAACTTGGCAATGAACTTTTAGCCCTATGGGAAGCAGCTAGTCCATATTCCCTTGACCCATCGACATTAAAAACCAATGGAGTATCTATGTTAAATGGAGTGCTTAAACCAAATGAAGCATTTAGTGCTCATCCTCGGTTTGATCCAGGGCATTATGGCGAGCCCAGAATGGTTAATTTTGGTGTAGATGCAGGCCCTAAAAGCACAATCCGATTAATGGAGTTCTATACGACGGGTGATCATGCAGGAGAACTCATATCTGACAGGAAAGATAGTTTCAACGGTTTTGCATTCCTCCATGACTTCGCAATTACTCCTAACTGGACAATATTCTTACAAAATGCAATTGCCTTCAATCCACTCCCATTCATACTGGGCAAAAAAGGAGCGGCTCAATGTATTTCATCTACCCAAAGTAGTAAAGGGAATTTTTTACTAATCCCAAGAGATTCTGGTTCCTTTGGTAAAGAGCCTCCACGAATCTTCGAAGCCCCTGATGGCTTTGTTTTTCATCATTTAAATGCATGGGAATCAGATTCAGAAATTGTTATCGAAAGTATTTTTTATGATGATTTTCCATCCATTGAGCCTAATGAAAATTTTAAAGAAATTGACTTTAAAAAGATTCCTGAAGGAATTTTAAAAAGATGCCACCTAGACCTAAAAAGCCAAAGTCTTACCACAGAAGTTCTAAGCAAACAATGCTGTGAATTCGCAATGGTAAATCCACAATTTGTAGGTCTTGCTCCTACATATAGCTGGATGGCCACCGCCCAACAAGAAACCGGCAATGCCCCTCTACAGGCTATTAAAAAACTAAATCTGAAAACTTCAGCAAAAAACGTATGGAATGCTGGACGTCGAAATTTTGTAAGTGAGCCAATTATGATTCCCGATGATTCATCTACTGAGGATGATGGTTGGGTCTTAGTATTGACATGGAACGGAACACGCCAAGCAAATGACTTAATTATCTTGAAGGCTAATGATTTAAGTGAGCAAGCCACTATAGAATTGCCAATAGCAATACCACATGGATTACATGGTAGTTGGGTAAGCGAAATAACTAACTAG